The window ttttttctcAATTGAAATTTAAAATTACCCTACTAGACCCATTAATTTATTATAAATTAATTAGATtcagcagttggacaggtgtgtTTGACTGCTGAATCTAATTAATTCCCCCCTATGGGGATGATgaatctacatattaataattgcttGATTGTTTAAGAAGTTTATGTACTCATGTACTCCAATGTCCAACTGTTAATCGACCTGTGTGGAAAAATGAAGCAGTGGTGTTAATCATTTAAAACTCCTTTCCAcctaatataataaatattccCCTAATACTCCAGAGAAGCTATCACATGTAATTGTATTATAAAAGTGCTACATTTTTTCTTTGTACCATCAATAAttaggctgttttttttctgtccagacCAACCACAGCATTATCTCTCAAAGAAGATAGATGTTCTCACTGACAAGAAGTTCTGGATCCAGCAGAGAAACTTCATGTTTGGTCCAGAGAAGACTCAAGggatggaggaaccagaacctgtaCAAGTAAAGGATAAACAGCAGGAGCCAGAACCTCTGCAGATAAAGGATGAACAAGAAGAGCCAGAAcctctggaaataaaaaatgaacaaGAGGAGTCAGAAACTCTGCAGATAAAAGATGATCAAGTAGAACAAGAACATCTGCAGATAAAAGATAAACAGCTGGAGCCAGAAGCTCCGCAGATAAAGGACGAACAAAAAGACACAGAACCTCTGCAGATGAAGGATGAACAAAAGGAGCCAGAACCTCTGCAGATAAAGGACGAACTTGAGGAACCCTGTCTCGATTTTGAGAAAGAACAGCTTGACCCAAAGCAGATTGAGCTCTTAATGGTAAATCCTACATATAAAGACAGGGAACCAGAATCAAACAGGGTCCAGGTCTCTACAAAACCCGAGAACCAAAACCAGGAAAAGAAAAGTCAGAAAGATAGAGGTTCAAGTAATGGCGGgggtaaaaaaatcaaaagtcacAATGACAAAACAGAGAAACCTACTgtaaaaaaacgaaagaaaccACAAATGAGTGGGAATTTTTCTTCTTGTAAACTTTGTGGTAAAGTTTTAGGTCGGACTTACTTGAATGAACACATGAAAATTCACACAGGCGAGAAACTTTTCTCTTGTGTGACCTGTGGAaagaaatttgttaaaaaaagtcaCTTGACAGTTCATGTCAGAAGTCACACAGGTGAAAAGCTTTTCTCATGTTTGACTTGTGGAAAAGGTTTCAGCTTAAGAGGGAATTTATTTCGACACAtaaaaactcacacaggtgagaaactTTTTTCATGTGTGACATGTGGAAAAAATTTTAGAGAAAGAGAAACTTTATCACATCAtatgagaattcacacaggtga of the Fundulus heteroclitus isolate FHET01 chromosome 12, MU-UCD_Fhet_4.1, whole genome shotgun sequence genome contains:
- the LOC105926916 gene encoding gastrula zinc finger protein XlCGF57.1, which translates into the protein MFGPEKTQGMEEPEPVQVKDKQQEPEPLQIKDEQEEPEPLEIKNEQEESETLQIKDDQVEQEHLQIKDKQLEPEAPQIKDEQKDTEPLQMKDEQKEPEPLQIKDELEEPCLDFEKEQLDPKQIELLMVNPTYKDREPESNRVQVSTKPENQNQEKKSQKDRGSSNGGGKKIKSHNDKTEKPTVKKRKKPQMSGNFSSCKLCGKVLGRTYLNEHMKIHTGEKLFSCVTCGKKFVKKSHLTVHVRSHTGEKLFSCLTCGKGFSLRGNLFRHIKTHTGEKLFSCVTCGKNFRERETLSHHMRIHTGEKPFSCMSCGKSFRLRGSLFRHLKTHTGEKLFSCVTCGKCFCERDTLSQHMRTHTGEKPFSCLTCGRSFSQKESLSRHTRIHTGEKPFTCVACGESFRQKGALSQHMRIHTGEKPFSCVTCGRSFSQKESLSRHTRIHTGEKPFTCVTCGESFRQKAAFSRHMRNHTGEKPFSCLTCGKRFGQKGGLSRHIKTHSGEKPFSCLTTV